In Thermomonas carbonis, a single genomic region encodes these proteins:
- a CDS encoding cytochrome c oxidase subunit 3, which produces MANAHADLHHDDAHHGTHGQDVYFVPHGSKWPVFASVALFITMVGFATWLNEVSWGKTTFFVGLAGLLAILFKWFGDVIRESLAGHYNKQVDTSFRMGMVWFIFSEVMFFAAFFGALFYARQFALPWLNGEGDGAATHSILWAGFSGGWPSNGPGAIGGTYQTIPAWGLPLLNTLILLTSGVTITIAHHALKEGKRGILLLFLGLTVLLGCVFLYYQAEEYIHAYHELNLTMGSGIYGSTFFMLTGFHGAHVTLGTLMLAIMWLRCAKGHFSKDNHFAFEAVAWYWHFVDVVWLGLFLFVYVL; this is translated from the coding sequence ATGGCGAACGCCCACGCAGACCTCCATCACGACGACGCCCACCACGGCACCCACGGTCAGGACGTGTATTTCGTCCCGCACGGCAGCAAGTGGCCGGTGTTCGCCTCGGTCGCGCTGTTCATCACCATGGTCGGCTTCGCCACCTGGCTGAACGAAGTGAGTTGGGGCAAGACGACGTTCTTCGTCGGCCTGGCCGGCCTGCTTGCGATCCTGTTCAAGTGGTTCGGCGACGTGATCCGCGAATCGCTGGCCGGGCACTACAACAAGCAGGTCGACACCAGCTTCCGCATGGGCATGGTCTGGTTCATCTTTTCCGAAGTGATGTTCTTCGCCGCGTTCTTCGGTGCGCTGTTCTACGCGCGCCAGTTCGCGTTGCCGTGGCTCAACGGCGAGGGCGATGGTGCGGCGACCCACAGCATCCTCTGGGCGGGCTTCAGCGGTGGTTGGCCGAGCAATGGCCCGGGCGCGATCGGCGGGACCTACCAGACCATCCCGGCGTGGGGTTTGCCGCTGCTCAACACCCTGATCCTGCTGACATCGGGCGTGACCATCACCATCGCCCACCACGCCCTCAAGGAAGGCAAGCGCGGCATCCTGCTGCTGTTCCTGGGGCTGACCGTGCTGCTGGGCTGCGTGTTCCTGTACTACCAGGCGGAGGAATACATCCACGCCTACCACGAGCTCAACCTGACCATGGGCTCGGGCATCTACGGCTCCACCTTCTTCATGCTCACCGGCTTCCATGGCGCGCACGTGACCCTGGGTACGCTGATGCTGGCGATCATGTGGCTGCGCTGCGCGAAAGGCCACTTCAGCAAGGACAACCACTTCGCGTTCGAAGCGGTGGCCTGGTACTGGCACTTCGTCGACGTGGTGTGGCTGGGCTTGTTCCTGTTCGTCTACGTGCTTTGA
- a CDS encoding cytochrome c oxidase assembly protein, with translation MSQSTAKTFGVLKLAGVSLAAFGFAFSLVPLYRIACEKVFGVRLEQGPASASATAVTPKERWVTVQFDGGVNSKLPWQFAPEQRSMRVQVGRQYEALYSARNTSDRAIVGNAVPSVAPAKASGYFSKTECFCFTAQTLVAGESREMPVRFIVDPGLPAGVKTITLSYTFFKNDTQTAALGAGQGHAGAAKAAP, from the coding sequence GTGAGTCAATCCACCGCTAAAACCTTTGGCGTGTTGAAGCTGGCCGGCGTGTCGCTGGCCGCATTCGGCTTCGCGTTCTCGCTGGTGCCGCTGTACCGGATCGCCTGCGAGAAGGTGTTCGGGGTGCGCCTGGAACAGGGCCCTGCTTCGGCCAGTGCCACCGCGGTCACGCCGAAGGAACGCTGGGTGACGGTGCAGTTCGATGGCGGCGTCAATTCCAAGCTGCCGTGGCAGTTCGCGCCGGAACAGCGCAGCATGCGCGTGCAGGTGGGTCGCCAATACGAGGCGCTGTATTCCGCGCGCAATACCTCGGATCGGGCGATCGTCGGCAACGCGGTGCCGTCGGTGGCGCCGGCCAAGGCCTCCGGTTATTTCAGCAAGACCGAGTGCTTCTGCTTCACCGCGCAGACGCTGGTCGCCGGCGAATCGCGCGAGATGCCGGTGCGCTTCATCGTCGATCCCGGCTTGCCCGCCGGCGTCAAGACGATCACCTTGTCCTATACCTTCTTCAAGAACGATACCCAGACCGCCGCGCTCGGCGCAGGTCAGGGCCACGCAGGCGCGGCGAAAGCCGCGCCCTGA
- the ctaD gene encoding cytochrome c oxidase subunit I — MAHADHHEHKQGFIDRWLFSTNHKDIGTLYLIFSFIMFIIGAAMSVVIRTELATPGLQHVSPEFFNQMTTMHALVMIFGGVMPAFVGLANWMVPLQIGAPDMALPRMNNWSFWIMPFAFSLLLVTLFLPGGGPAGGWTLYPPLSLQGGNNVAFVIFAIHMMGISSIMGAINIIATILNMRAPGVDLLKMPIFCWTWLITAFLLIAVMPVLAGAVTMLLTDKFFATSFFNAAGGGDPVMFQHIFWFFGHPEVYIMILPAFGIASEIIPTFSRKPLFGYQAMVYATAAIAFLSFIVWAHHMFTVGMPLGGEIYFMFATMLISIPTGVKVFNWVTTMWRGSISFESPMLWAVAFVILFTIGGFSGLMLAIVPADFQYHDTYFVVAHFHYVLVTGALFAIIAAVYYWWPKWTGRMYSEPMAKFHFWWSMVFVNLLFFPQHFLGLAGMPRRIPDYNVVFADWNLISSIGAFGMFATPFIMFFVLWHSLKHGAKAEARSWEGAKGLEWTVPSPAPHHTFTVPPVIKPGDLAHGDISH; from the coding sequence ATGGCGCACGCCGACCACCACGAGCACAAGCAGGGTTTCATCGACCGCTGGCTGTTCTCCACCAACCACAAAGACATCGGGACCCTGTACCTGATCTTCAGCTTCATCATGTTCATCATCGGCGCTGCGATGAGCGTGGTGATCCGCACCGAACTGGCGACCCCGGGCCTGCAGCACGTCAGCCCCGAGTTCTTCAACCAGATGACCACCATGCACGCGCTGGTGATGATCTTCGGCGGGGTGATGCCGGCCTTCGTGGGCCTGGCGAACTGGATGGTGCCGCTGCAGATCGGCGCGCCGGACATGGCGTTGCCGCGCATGAACAACTGGTCGTTCTGGATCATGCCGTTCGCCTTCAGCCTGCTGCTGGTGACGCTGTTCCTGCCGGGCGGCGGGCCCGCCGGTGGCTGGACGCTGTACCCGCCGCTGTCGCTGCAGGGCGGCAACAACGTGGCCTTCGTGATCTTCGCCATCCACATGATGGGCATCAGCTCGATCATGGGCGCGATCAACATCATCGCCACCATCCTCAACATGCGCGCCCCGGGCGTGGACCTGTTGAAGATGCCGATCTTCTGCTGGACCTGGCTGATCACCGCGTTCCTGCTGATCGCGGTGATGCCGGTGCTGGCGGGTGCGGTGACCATGCTGCTCACCGACAAGTTCTTCGCCACCAGCTTCTTCAATGCGGCCGGCGGCGGCGACCCGGTGATGTTCCAGCACATCTTCTGGTTCTTCGGGCATCCCGAGGTCTACATCATGATCCTGCCGGCGTTCGGCATCGCCAGCGAGATCATCCCGACCTTCAGCCGCAAGCCGCTGTTCGGCTACCAGGCGATGGTCTACGCCACCGCGGCGATCGCGTTCCTGTCGTTCATCGTGTGGGCGCACCACATGTTCACGGTGGGCATGCCGCTGGGCGGCGAGATCTACTTCATGTTCGCGACGATGCTGATCTCGATCCCGACCGGCGTGAAGGTGTTCAACTGGGTCACCACCATGTGGCGCGGCTCGATCAGCTTCGAGTCGCCGATGCTGTGGGCGGTGGCGTTCGTGATCCTGTTCACCATCGGCGGCTTCTCCGGCTTGATGCTGGCCATCGTCCCGGCGGACTTCCAGTACCACGACACCTACTTCGTGGTCGCCCACTTCCACTACGTGCTGGTGACTGGCGCGCTGTTCGCGATCATCGCCGCGGTGTACTACTGGTGGCCGAAATGGACCGGCCGCATGTACAGCGAGCCGATGGCCAAGTTCCATTTCTGGTGGTCGATGGTCTTCGTCAACCTGCTGTTCTTCCCGCAGCACTTCCTGGGCCTGGCCGGCATGCCGCGCCGAATCCCGGACTACAACGTGGTGTTCGCGGACTGGAACCTGATCAGCTCGATCGGCGCGTTCGGCATGTTCGCCACCCCGTTCATCATGTTCTTCGTCCTCTGGCACTCGCTGAAGCATGGTGCAAAGGCCGAGGCGCGTTCCTGGGAAGGCGCGAAGGGGCTGGAATGGACGGTGCCGTCGCCGGCGCCGCACCACACCTTCACCGTCCCGCCGGTGATCAAGCCGGGCGACCTCGCCCATGGCGACATCAGCCACTGA
- the coxB gene encoding cytochrome c oxidase subunit II, with protein MTPGRFKIGVAKQWALAAAVAMAMPLLAHAQSADPHRWQLNMDRGVTPTSHAAYDAHMITLWICVVIGVIVFGAMAIAMFKFRKSKGAVADTEFTHSTKLEVLWTALPILILVGLAFPATSGLMRMYDTRDAAMTVKVTGFQWMWKYDYLGEGVEFTSRLDRKSDEIRQSGVDARTANHPHYLLDVDNQLVLPINTKIRFVLTADDVIHAWWVPALGWKQDAIPGIVNEAWAEIQEPGIYRGQCAELCGKDHGFMPIVVRAVSKDEYASWLAAEKAKRAPAEPVPAPAVEAAPEAPMADDVAAPAAADAAPQTEQPAATVAAAG; from the coding sequence ATGACACCCGGTCGATTTAAAATTGGCGTGGCCAAGCAATGGGCGCTGGCTGCAGCCGTCGCGATGGCGATGCCGTTGCTCGCGCATGCACAGTCCGCGGATCCGCATCGCTGGCAGCTCAACATGGATCGGGGCGTCACTCCGACCTCGCATGCCGCCTACGACGCCCACATGATCACGCTGTGGATCTGCGTGGTGATCGGCGTGATCGTGTTCGGCGCGATGGCCATCGCGATGTTCAAGTTCCGCAAGTCCAAGGGCGCGGTGGCGGACACCGAGTTCACCCACAGCACCAAGCTGGAAGTCCTGTGGACCGCGCTGCCGATCCTGATCCTGGTGGGCCTGGCATTCCCGGCCACCAGCGGCCTGATGCGCATGTACGACACCCGCGACGCCGCGATGACGGTCAAGGTCACCGGTTTCCAGTGGATGTGGAAGTACGACTACCTGGGCGAGGGCGTGGAGTTCACCAGCCGCCTGGACCGCAAGAGCGACGAGATCCGCCAGAGCGGCGTCGACGCGCGCACCGCCAACCATCCGCATTACCTGCTCGACGTCGACAACCAGCTGGTGCTGCCGATCAACACCAAGATCCGCTTCGTGCTGACCGCCGACGACGTGATCCACGCCTGGTGGGTGCCGGCGCTTGGTTGGAAGCAGGACGCGATCCCGGGCATCGTCAACGAAGCCTGGGCCGAGATCCAGGAGCCGGGCATCTACCGCGGCCAGTGCGCCGAGTTGTGCGGCAAGGACCACGGCTTCATGCCGATCGTGGTCCGGGCGGTGAGCAAGGACGAGTACGCGTCCTGGCTGGCGGCCGAGAAGGCCAAGCGCGCGCCCGCCGAACCGGTACCCGCGCCGGCGGTCGAAGCGGCACCGGAAGCTCCGATGGCCGACGATGTCGCCGCCCCCGCCGCGGCTGATGCCGCCCCGCAAACCGAGCAGCCCGCGGCCACCGTCGCGGCCGCCGGTTGA
- the putA gene encoding bifunctional proline dehydrogenase/L-glutamate gamma-semialdehyde dehydrogenase PutA, translated as MSTDPTPVPAIAPILSAELNPVVGAPRAAITAGWIRDETAHVREMLALAALPEADRTAAQATAADLVRRVRGRARQQGAVEAFMRQYDLGSDEGVLLMCVAEALLRIPDQATADALIRDKLGDANWKRHLGQSDSVLVNASTWGLMLTGKLVDLADDTKRDVHGAFQRLVGRAGEPVIRLAVRQAMKIMGHQFVLGRTIDEALSRSRKGDNAAYRYSFDMLGEGALTTKDAQRYLEAYRQAIHAIGSTGPFDDVFAAPSISVKLSALHPRYEHAKRARVLAELGAGLLELTLLAKRYDIGLTIDAEETDRLELSLDLIFQVLADESLRDWNGFGIVVQAYQKRAPYVIDYIAHMAAKLGRRIPVRLVKGAYWDAEVKRAQVEGQAGYPLFTRKQNTDVSYLANARRLLDAGDAIYPMFATHNAQTIATVHRMARAMRNRRDFEFQKLHGMGDDLYAEVIPADRLDVPCRVYAPVGSHEDLLPYLVRRLLENGANSSFVNRITDESISIDELVRDPVEAVSNFDPIPHPKIPLPVDLYRSQHQPRDNSMGLNLANDDQLRELAAALNTSGAGSWTAAPLAPGANPTGEKIAVTNPADRREVVGHWQAADTATVERALQNAVAAHAGWDATPAGSRAAILEHAATLLEARMPAYMAMCTKEAGKTLPDGIAEVREAVDFLRYYALQAREHFAPMPLPGPTGESNQLQLGGRGVFVCISPWNFPLAIFLGQVAAALAAGNTVIAKPAEQTNLVGYAAVQLLHEAGIPQDVLQYLPGDGATVGAALTRDPRVAGVCFTGSTDTARLINRALAGRESGAIATLIAETGGQNAMIADSSSLPEQVVKDVLGSAFTSAGQRCSAARVLLVQDDIADKVIHMLAGAMAELSIGDPGLPSTDVGPVIDEDAKAILVAHAARMKSAATFIAQARLGEGTQHGTFFAPVAWELPSLAALESEKFGPALHVVRWKADQLDAVVDAINATGYGLTLGIHSRIDATIDRIVSLAKVGNIYVNRNQIGAVVGVQPFGGQGLSGTGPKAGGPHYLPRFATEKTVTVNTTAAGGNASLLTLGD; from the coding sequence ATGAGCACTGATCCCACACCCGTTCCCGCGATCGCGCCGATCCTCTCCGCGGAATTGAATCCGGTTGTCGGTGCCCCGCGCGCAGCCATTACCGCCGGCTGGATCCGCGACGAAACCGCCCATGTGCGCGAAATGCTGGCGCTGGCGGCCTTGCCGGAGGCCGATCGGACCGCCGCCCAAGCCACCGCCGCCGATCTGGTTCGCCGGGTTCGCGGCCGCGCTCGCCAGCAGGGAGCCGTCGAAGCCTTCATGCGCCAGTACGACCTGGGCAGCGACGAGGGCGTGCTGCTGATGTGCGTGGCCGAAGCCCTGCTGCGGATCCCCGACCAGGCCACCGCCGACGCGCTGATCCGCGACAAGCTGGGCGACGCCAACTGGAAGCGGCACCTCGGCCAGTCGGATTCGGTGCTGGTGAATGCCTCCACCTGGGGCCTGATGCTGACCGGCAAGCTGGTCGACCTGGCCGACGACACCAAGCGCGACGTCCACGGTGCCTTCCAGCGGCTGGTCGGTCGCGCCGGCGAGCCGGTCATCCGCCTCGCGGTGCGCCAGGCGATGAAGATCATGGGCCACCAGTTCGTGCTCGGGCGCACCATCGACGAAGCGCTGTCGCGCAGCCGCAAGGGCGACAACGCGGCCTACCGCTATTCCTTCGACATGCTCGGCGAAGGCGCGTTGACGACGAAGGACGCGCAGCGCTACCTCGAGGCCTACCGCCAGGCGATCCACGCGATCGGCAGCACCGGCCCGTTCGATGACGTGTTCGCCGCGCCCAGCATCTCGGTCAAGTTGTCCGCGCTGCATCCCCGCTACGAGCACGCCAAGCGCGCGCGGGTGCTGGCCGAACTGGGTGCCGGCCTGCTGGAACTGACCTTGCTGGCCAAGCGCTACGACATCGGCCTGACCATCGACGCCGAGGAAACCGACCGACTGGAACTCTCGCTGGACCTGATCTTCCAGGTGCTGGCCGACGAGTCGCTGCGCGACTGGAACGGCTTCGGCATCGTGGTGCAGGCGTACCAGAAGCGCGCGCCGTACGTGATCGACTACATCGCGCACATGGCCGCGAAGCTCGGTCGACGCATCCCGGTGCGCCTGGTGAAAGGCGCGTACTGGGATGCCGAGGTCAAGCGCGCGCAGGTTGAAGGCCAGGCTGGCTATCCGCTGTTCACCCGCAAGCAGAACACCGATGTGTCGTACCTCGCGAATGCGCGTCGCCTGCTGGATGCCGGGGACGCGATCTATCCGATGTTCGCGACTCACAATGCGCAGACGATCGCCACGGTGCATCGCATGGCGCGCGCGATGCGCAACCGTCGGGATTTCGAATTCCAGAAGCTGCACGGCATGGGCGACGACCTCTACGCCGAAGTGATCCCGGCCGATCGCCTCGACGTGCCCTGCCGCGTGTACGCGCCGGTCGGCTCGCACGAAGACCTGCTGCCGTACCTGGTGCGCCGCCTGCTGGAGAACGGCGCGAATTCCAGCTTCGTCAATCGCATCACCGACGAATCGATCTCCATCGACGAACTGGTCCGCGATCCGGTCGAAGCGGTTTCCAACTTCGATCCGATCCCGCATCCCAAGATCCCGCTGCCGGTCGACTTGTACCGCAGCCAACACCAGCCTCGAGACAACTCCATGGGCCTCAACCTCGCCAACGACGACCAGCTGCGCGAACTCGCCGCGGCCCTCAACACTTCCGGTGCGGGCAGTTGGACGGCTGCGCCGCTGGCACCGGGCGCGAATCCGACGGGCGAGAAAATCGCCGTCACCAATCCGGCCGACCGCCGCGAAGTCGTCGGCCACTGGCAGGCCGCGGACACTGCGACGGTGGAACGCGCGCTGCAGAACGCCGTTGCCGCGCATGCCGGATGGGATGCCACGCCGGCCGGCTCACGCGCCGCGATCCTGGAACACGCCGCCACGCTACTTGAAGCGCGCATGCCCGCCTACATGGCGATGTGCACCAAGGAGGCCGGCAAGACCCTGCCCGACGGCATCGCCGAAGTGCGCGAGGCGGTCGACTTCCTGCGCTATTACGCGCTTCAGGCACGCGAGCATTTCGCGCCGATGCCTTTGCCCGGCCCGACCGGCGAATCCAATCAGTTGCAGCTGGGCGGACGCGGCGTGTTCGTGTGCATTTCGCCGTGGAATTTCCCGCTGGCGATTTTCCTCGGGCAGGTTGCGGCAGCGCTGGCCGCCGGCAATACCGTGATCGCCAAGCCGGCGGAGCAGACCAACCTGGTCGGGTACGCTGCGGTGCAGTTGCTGCATGAAGCCGGCATCCCGCAGGACGTGCTGCAGTACCTGCCCGGTGACGGCGCCACCGTCGGTGCCGCGCTGACCCGCGACCCGCGCGTGGCCGGCGTCTGCTTCACTGGCAGTACTGATACTGCGCGCCTGATCAACCGCGCTCTGGCCGGCCGCGAAAGCGGTGCCATCGCCACCCTGATCGCCGAAACCGGCGGTCAGAACGCGATGATCGCCGACAGCTCCTCGCTGCCGGAACAGGTGGTCAAGGACGTCCTGGGTTCCGCATTTACCTCGGCAGGCCAGCGTTGCTCGGCCGCACGCGTGCTGCTGGTGCAGGACGACATCGCCGACAAGGTGATCCACATGCTCGCGGGCGCGATGGCGGAACTCAGCATCGGCGATCCCGGCCTGCCCTCCACCGATGTCGGCCCGGTGATCGACGAGGACGCCAAGGCCATCCTGGTGGCGCATGCGGCGCGGATGAAATCCGCTGCAACCTTCATCGCCCAAGCCAGGCTCGGCGAAGGCACGCAACACGGCACCTTCTTCGCGCCGGTGGCCTGGGAATTGCCCTCGCTTGCTGCACTGGAGAGCGAGAAATTCGGTCCGGCCCTGCACGTGGTGCGTTGGAAGGCGGATCAACTCGATGCCGTGGTCGATGCGATCAACGCCACCGGCTACGGCCTGACCCTGGGCATCCATTCGCGCATCGACGCCACCATCGATCGCATCGTCTCGCTGGCCAAGGTCGGCAACATCTACGTCAACCGCAACCAGATCGGCGCGGTCGTCGGCGTGCAGCCGTTCGGCGGCCAGGGCCTGTCCGGCACCGGTCCCAAGGCCGGCGGCCCGCACTACCTGCCACGCTTCGCCACCGAGAAGACGGTGACCGTCAACACCACCGCGGCGGGCGGCAATGCATCGCTGCTGACATTGGGGGATTGA
- a CDS encoding OmpP1/FadL family transporter, with protein MSHTRRFRASALALAVLGALVAGQAGATGFQLREQSVKNLGKSNAGSIVGKDASNVSLNPAAMTNLDKNTFQSDITVIDLTADFVGSGRILGSAHPSAPLTGGNGGDPGDPTVVPNMAAVFPLKGALEGMTIGASIGAPFGLKTEYEPGWVGRYRAMTSDLKTVDLTLSVAFKATDGVSIGAGVIYERAEATLSKAIDFGTAICAGSGNPANCFNPAYPFKPQQLDGAFEVSGSDSAIGYVIGAQIAPNDKLAIGVSHRSEIKHDLKGTLDFQNVPALLGADPRFEDGDGGARLVTPSVTTLSISYGFTDDFRLMGDYQSTGWSSLKDVTIKRDDGTVVGSEPFEWDDTNFVSIGAEFDLSDAFTLRGGVARDQSPTNDTHRTPRLPDNDRMLYSIGATWNMSESMSIDAAFQRITIDAPTINLPVDAAAGNTSTLVGEYDGHANLFGVSMQYRF; from the coding sequence ATGAGCCATACCCGCCGCTTCCGCGCTTCGGCGCTTGCGCTTGCCGTGCTGGGCGCCCTTGTCGCCGGCCAGGCCGGTGCCACCGGCTTCCAGCTTCGCGAGCAGAGCGTGAAGAACCTCGGCAAGTCGAATGCCGGCAGCATCGTCGGCAAGGACGCTTCGAACGTCTCGCTGAATCCTGCCGCGATGACCAACCTGGACAAGAACACCTTCCAGTCCGACATCACCGTGATCGACCTGACCGCCGATTTTGTCGGCAGCGGCCGCATCCTCGGTTCCGCACATCCGAGTGCGCCGCTGACCGGCGGCAACGGTGGCGATCCGGGCGATCCGACCGTAGTGCCGAACATGGCCGCGGTGTTCCCGCTGAAGGGCGCGCTGGAAGGCATGACCATCGGCGCCAGCATCGGCGCGCCGTTCGGTCTGAAGACCGAATACGAGCCGGGCTGGGTGGGCCGTTATCGCGCCATGACCTCCGATCTCAAGACCGTCGACCTGACCCTGTCGGTCGCGTTCAAGGCGACAGATGGCGTCTCGATCGGTGCCGGCGTGATCTACGAGCGTGCGGAAGCGACGCTGAGCAAGGCGATCGACTTCGGCACCGCGATCTGCGCCGGCTCGGGCAATCCTGCGAATTGCTTCAACCCCGCCTATCCGTTCAAGCCACAGCAGCTCGACGGTGCCTTCGAGGTCTCCGGCAGCGACAGCGCGATCGGCTACGTGATCGGTGCGCAGATCGCGCCGAACGACAAGCTGGCGATCGGCGTCAGTCATCGTTCCGAGATCAAACACGATCTGAAGGGCACCCTGGACTTCCAGAACGTGCCAGCCCTGCTGGGCGCGGATCCGCGCTTCGAGGACGGCGACGGCGGCGCGCGCCTGGTGACCCCGTCGGTCACCACCCTGAGCATCTCCTACGGCTTCACCGACGACTTCCGCCTGATGGGTGACTACCAGAGCACCGGTTGGAGCTCGCTGAAGGACGTGACCATCAAGCGCGACGATGGCACCGTCGTCGGCAGCGAGCCCTTCGAATGGGATGACACCAATTTCGTCTCGATCGGTGCCGAGTTCGATCTCAGCGATGCCTTCACCCTGCGCGGCGGCGTGGCCCGGGATCAAAGCCCGACCAACGACACCCACCGCACCCCGCGTCTGCCCGACAACGATCGCATGCTTTACTCGATCGGTGCGACCTGGAACATGAGCGAGAGCATGTCGATCGATGCCGCGTTCCAGCGCATCACCATCGATGCGCCGACGATCAACCTGCCGGTCGATGCCGCGGCCGGCAACACCTCGACCCTGGTCGGCGAGTACGACGGCCACGCGAATCTGTTCGGCGTGTCGATGCAGTACCGCTTCTGA
- a CDS encoding rhomboid family intramembrane serine protease → MFVGIQTRRQRRLLWATPLLFATLWVAYIVSAMRAPAGRIATALDWGVLTGGLDSMAAWQAAMTDGSVLRLVSGLFLHADWIHLLGNLVFLLIFGLPAERTMGGRRFLLLFLLGGAVANLAAVLAIGAPDRVVIGASGAVSAVIGAYLALFPGARLGVVLPLGLFLEFVRVPAFLLIGLWVLLQVLFAYSGPAFGAVAWPAHIAGFLFGVVFALLTKAAIARRLRRSRGY, encoded by the coding sequence ATGTTCGTCGGCATCCAGACTCGCCGCCAACGCCGGCTTTTGTGGGCGACCCCGCTCCTGTTCGCCACGTTGTGGGTGGCCTACATCGTGTCCGCCATGCGTGCGCCGGCCGGGCGCATCGCGACTGCGCTCGACTGGGGCGTGCTGACCGGCGGACTCGACAGCATGGCCGCCTGGCAAGCGGCCATGACCGACGGCAGCGTCTTGCGGCTGGTGTCCGGCCTGTTCCTGCATGCGGACTGGATCCACCTGCTCGGCAACCTGGTGTTCCTGCTGATCTTTGGCCTGCCGGCGGAACGCACCATGGGTGGGCGGCGCTTCCTGCTGCTGTTCCTGCTCGGTGGCGCGGTCGCCAATCTGGCCGCGGTGCTGGCGATTGGCGCGCCAGACCGGGTGGTGATCGGCGCCAGTGGCGCGGTGTCGGCAGTCATCGGGGCCTACCTGGCCCTGTTCCCCGGCGCACGCCTGGGCGTGGTGCTACCGCTTGGCCTCTTCCTGGAATTCGTGCGGGTGCCGGCCTTCCTGCTGATCGGTCTGTGGGTGCTGCTGCAGGTGCTGTTCGCCTACAGCGGTCCGGCTTTCGGCGCAGTCGCCTGGCCGGCGCACATCGCCGGCTTCCTGTTCGGGGTGGTGTTCGCCCTGCTGACCAAGGCGGCGATCGCCCGCCGCCTGCGCCGCAGTCGCGGTTACTGA
- a CDS encoding S41 family peptidase: MRAKPLSIVIAVLLGLAAAPAFAQSPAPASPPATEPAAAPPQDEQDPLASDDPDAAKTDAAKVPLDEIRRYVMVYNAIRQAYVDPVDDRELMQSAVRGLLLDLDPHSAYMKKADAEEFDELTSGAYDGVGLELQQLPEGGVRVVAPLDDGPAERAGLRSRDVIIAIDGKPLVAGEGDASAPLRGKAGTKVVVRIVREGTPKPFDVTLVRETIRTTSVRSRMLEPGFGYVRISSFQAATASDFNKAVDALQKDAPLRGLVLDMRSNPGGLLVGAVQIADELLDKGGIVSTKGRELIGDSRFDATPGDRLKGAPVIVLVDAGSASAAEVLAGALRDNQRARVIGSRTFGKGSVQTLLPLDNGDSIKLTTARYFTPSGHSIQALGIVPDVILHPEGGDRRPVPISEAELPRHLAGETPLEGDNAGEVLPGPKPIDAALLELKRMAGVALAPVPAAPKAKPATKPQ; the protein is encoded by the coding sequence ATGCGGGCCAAGCCGCTTTCCATCGTCATCGCCGTCTTGCTGGGACTGGCCGCTGCGCCCGCCTTCGCGCAATCGCCGGCCCCGGCATCGCCTCCGGCCACGGAGCCCGCGGCTGCGCCGCCGCAGGACGAGCAGGATCCGCTCGCCAGCGATGATCCCGACGCGGCCAAGACCGACGCCGCCAAGGTGCCGCTGGACGAAATCCGCCGCTACGTCATGGTCTACAACGCGATCCGCCAAGCCTATGTGGACCCGGTCGACGACCGCGAACTGATGCAGTCCGCGGTGCGCGGCCTGTTGCTGGACCTGGATCCGCACAGCGCCTACATGAAGAAGGCGGATGCGGAAGAATTCGATGAGCTCACCAGCGGTGCGTACGACGGCGTCGGGCTGGAATTGCAGCAGTTGCCCGAGGGCGGCGTGCGCGTGGTCGCCCCGCTCGACGATGGTCCGGCGGAACGCGCCGGGCTGCGCAGCCGCGACGTCATCATCGCCATCGACGGCAAGCCGCTGGTGGCGGGCGAGGGCGATGCGTCCGCACCGCTGCGCGGCAAGGCCGGCACCAAGGTGGTGGTACGGATCGTCCGCGAAGGGACGCCCAAGCCGTTCGACGTGACCCTGGTGCGCGAGACCATCCGCACCACCAGCGTGCGTTCGCGGATGCTGGAGCCGGGCTTCGGCTACGTGCGCATCAGCAGCTTCCAGGCGGCCACCGCCAGCGACTTCAACAAGGCGGTGGACGCGCTGCAGAAGGACGCGCCGCTGCGTGGCCTGGTCCTGGACATGCGCAGCAACCCCGGCGGCCTCCTGGTCGGTGCGGTGCAGATCGCCGACGAGCTGCTGGACAAGGGCGGCATCGTCAGCACCAAGGGTCGCGAACTGATCGGCGACAGCCGCTTCGATGCGACGCCCGGCGATCGACTGAAAGGCGCGCCCGTGATCGTGCTGGTCGATGCCGGTTCCGCCAGTGCGGCGGAAGTGCTGGCGGGCGCGTTGCGTGACAACCAGCGCGCCCGCGTGATCGGCAGCCGCACCTTCGGCAAGGGCTCGGTGCAGACCCTGCTGCCGCTCGACAACGGCGATTCGATCAAGCTCACGACCGCGCGCTACTTCACTCCGAGCGGGCATTCGATCCAGGCGCTGGGCATCGTCCCCGACGTGATCCTGCATCCGGAGGGCGGCGACCGCCGCCCGGTGCCGATCAGCGAGGCGGAATTGCCGCGCCACCTGGCCGGCGAGACGCCGCTGGAAGGCGACAACGCCGGGGAAGTCCTGCCCGGTCCGAAGCCAATCGATGCCGCCTTGCTGGAATTGAAGAGGATGGCGGGCGTGGCGCTGGCACCGGTTCCGGCCGCGCCCAAGGCGAAGCCCGCGACCAAGCCTCAGTAA